One Azospirillum sp. B510 genomic window carries:
- the oxlT gene encoding oxalate/formate MFS antiporter: MNSQPAAESAAPVSDAVRWTQIVVGIVCMVAAANIQYAWTLFVPEIQATHGWTRASIQTAFTIFVVVQTWLTPIEGYFIDKYGPRVIVAAGGFFTGLSWIIDSYAGSLGMLYVGSAVGGIGVGCVYATCVNNALKWFPEKRGLAVGLTAGGYGAGSALTILPISAMIHGSGYQAAFFWFGLVQGAIIICAALFLRMPQKEQVKASTKVAQTRRDYTLGEAIRTPVFWVMWAMFIGTVTGGLMAVAQLGVIAHDLGVKEAPVSVFGLTMAALPFALMLDRVMNGISRPLFGFISDHIGREATMFVAFTLEGLGIIMLSKFGHDPMMFLILSGMVFLAWGEVYSLFSATSADTFGTKHAGKIYGVLYCAKGVAALLVPLGNLLMEATGTWATVLYVTATMDLTAAACALLVLKPMLARHHARNEELARRSEQGEAARSVPVGVAAGTASG; this comes from the coding sequence ATGAATTCACAACCGGCGGCGGAATCGGCCGCGCCGGTGTCCGATGCGGTCCGCTGGACGCAGATCGTCGTCGGCATCGTCTGCATGGTGGCGGCGGCCAACATCCAATATGCCTGGACGCTGTTCGTCCCGGAAATCCAGGCGACCCATGGCTGGACGCGCGCGTCGATCCAGACCGCCTTCACCATCTTCGTCGTCGTGCAGACCTGGCTGACGCCGATCGAGGGTTATTTCATCGACAAATACGGTCCCCGCGTGATCGTCGCCGCCGGCGGCTTCTTCACCGGCCTGTCCTGGATCATCGACAGCTATGCCGGCTCGCTCGGCATGCTGTATGTCGGTTCGGCCGTCGGCGGCATCGGCGTCGGCTGCGTCTATGCCACCTGCGTCAACAACGCGCTGAAATGGTTCCCGGAGAAGCGTGGTCTGGCGGTCGGCCTGACGGCGGGCGGCTATGGCGCCGGCTCGGCCCTGACCATCCTGCCGATCTCTGCGATGATCCATGGCAGCGGCTATCAGGCGGCCTTCTTCTGGTTCGGCCTGGTTCAGGGCGCCATCATCATCTGCGCCGCGCTGTTCCTGCGCATGCCGCAGAAGGAGCAGGTCAAGGCCTCGACCAAGGTCGCGCAGACCCGCCGCGACTACACGCTGGGCGAGGCGATCCGCACCCCGGTGTTCTGGGTGATGTGGGCGATGTTCATCGGCACTGTCACCGGCGGCCTGATGGCGGTGGCCCAGCTCGGCGTCATCGCCCATGACCTGGGCGTGAAGGAGGCCCCGGTCAGCGTCTTCGGCCTGACCATGGCGGCCCTGCCCTTCGCCCTGATGCTGGACCGCGTGATGAACGGCATCTCGCGCCCGCTGTTCGGCTTCATCTCCGACCATATCGGCCGCGAGGCGACCATGTTCGTCGCCTTCACGCTGGAAGGGCTGGGTATCATCATGCTCAGCAAGTTCGGCCACGACCCGATGATGTTCCTGATCCTCAGCGGCATGGTCTTCCTGGCCTGGGGCGAAGTGTACAGCCTGTTCAGCGCCACCTCGGCCGACACCTTCGGCACCAAGCATGCCGGCAAGATCTACGGCGTCCTCTATTGCGCCAAGGGTGTCGCCGCCCTGCTGGTCCCGCTGGGCAACCTGCTGATGGAGGCCACCGGCACCTGGGCGACCGTGCTGTATGTCACCGCCACCATGGACCTGACCGCCGCCGCCTGCGCTCTCCTGGTGCTGAAGCCGATGCTGGCCCGCCACCATGCCCGCAACGAGGAGCTGGCGCGGCGTTCCGAACAGGGCGAGGCGGCGCGGAGCGTTCCGGTCGGGGTCGCCGCCGGCACCGCCAGCGGGTGA